The Megalops cyprinoides isolate fMegCyp1 chromosome 19, fMegCyp1.pri, whole genome shotgun sequence genome has a window encoding:
- the LOC118794965 gene encoding riboflavin-binding protein-like, whose amino-acid sequence MGGTKDSMPLVVAYFSAALIGGAWCWGGACLQDSRHKATPGPEPYLTECTLYADNSCCSEEGIQEIVATPAIRGGSVPWDRCGPHSLSCEGFLKRLSCFHRCSPDAARWPHPQQPDAIQATPLCHSFCRDWFGACKADLTCTRDWARDWKGVNCTGSCVPFQQMFRDGRDLCDRLWGDSFVTVEDDGEERGSCGCLSLSPSDREVVAALRAHDEDPDELDTTKTGLPQYRAPCPMRRRAQVHTAPPQARRSNDNIVVHRRSIVMDDAEGSGSGF is encoded by the exons ATGGGGGGCACCAAAGATTCGATGCCATTGGTGGTCGCATATTTCTCGGCTGCGTTGATTGGTGGGGCGTGGTGTTGGGGAGGAGCGTGtctgcaggacagcaggcacAAAGCCACGCCCGGTCCAGAGCCCTACTTGACAGAGTGCACGCTCTACGCAGACA ATTCCTGCTGTTCAGAGGAGGGAATCCAGGAGATCGTAGCCACCCCTGCCATTAGGGGGGGGAGTGTGCCCTGGGACAGGTGTGGACCACATAGTCTCAG CTGTGAGGGCTTCCTGAAGCGCCTGTCTTGTTTTCATCGCTGCTCTCCAGATGCGGCTCGCTGGCCACACCCCCAGCAGCCTGATGCCATCCAGGCCACGCCCCTGTGCCACAGCTTCTGCAGAGACTG GTTTGGGGCCTGCAAGGCAGACCTGACGTGCACCCGCGACTGGGCCAGGGACTGGAAGGGGGTGAACTGCACTGGGAGCTGTGTGCCGTTCCAGCAG ATGTTCCGGGACGGGCGTGACCTGTGTGACAGACTCTGGGGGGACTCTTTTGTGACTGTGGAGGATgatggggaggagaggggctcCTGTGgctgcctctccctcagccCCTCCGACAGGGAGGTGGTGGCAGCCCTGCGTGCCCATGATGAAGACCCCGACGAGCTAGACACCACCAAGACAGGCCTCCCACAGTACCGTGCCCCCTGCCCAATGCGCCGCCGGGCCCAGGTCCACACAGCGCCCCCGCAGGCCAGGAGGAGCAACGATAACATCGTCGTGCACAGGCGCTCCATCGTCATGGACGACGCAGAAGGCAGTGGCAGTGGGTtctaa
- the zgc:162612 gene encoding LOW QUALITY PROTEIN: forkhead box transcription factor (The sequence of the model RefSeq protein was modified relative to this genomic sequence to represent the inferred CDS: deleted 1 base in 1 codon) codes for MTLDTEPMEEPDIDVVGDENKDARKQHLLSSPVAEAKNGLAFHSGAASKRRDGEKEKDSTTPTCPSGTGKSTPAVKPPYSYIALITMAILQSPKKRLTLGEICDFISNRFAYYRDKFPAWQNSIRHNLSLNDCFIKMPREPGNPGKGNYWTLDPNSSDMFENGSFLRRRKRFKRQQSRFAMLKDQSLECSGMPIFSYGTYGPTAACLQLPGLDLYPLTFQHYSNSPCAPTIPPVSTILPALSTLFSRTSFGTKAFLPAQTLALESLTTARCTFSSTLLPNSPFVSAAALHPAASPQLLSTHPERQRLRTPRNNSNRAVELQQHLSDNN; via the exons ATGACCTTGGACACAGAACCCATGGAAGAACCCGATATTGACGTGGTGGGAGACGAAAACAAGGACGCCAGAAAGCAACATCTCTTGTCTTCACCTGTGGCGGAGGCAAAGAACGGGTTGGCGTTTCACTCGGGCGCTGCGTCAAAGCGGCGAGacggggagaaggagaaagacagcACAACGCCAACGTGTCCTTCTGGCACGGGTAAAAGCACCCCTGCCGTGAAGCCACCTTATTCCTACATTGCCTTAATCACCATGGCCATCCTCCAAAGCCCGAAGAAACGTCTCACCCTGGGCGAAATATGCGACTTCATCAGCAACCGATTCGCTTACTACAGAGACAAGTTCCCCGCCTGGCAGAACTCTATCCGGCACAACCTGTCGCTCAACGACTGTTTCATCAAAATGCCACGAGAGCCTGGCAACCCGGGGAAAGGCAACTATTGGACGTTGGACCCCAATTCCTCCGACATGTTCGAGAACGGGAGCTTTCTGCGTCGGAGGAAGCGATTCAAGCGGCAGCAGTCCAGATTCGCCATGCTTAAGGATCAATCACTGGAATGCAGCGGGATGCCCATTTTCAGCTATGGCACTTACGGACCGACTGCAGCGTGTCTCCAACTCCCCGGTCTGGATCTATATCCTCTCACCTTCCAGCACTATTCAAACTCGCCCTGCGCGCCCACGATCCCACCTGTTAGCACCATCTTACCGGCTCTGTCGACCCTTTTCTCCCGGACCTCCTTTGGTACAAAGGCCTTTCTCCCTGCCCAGACCCTCGCCCTAGAGTCCCTCACCACGGCCCGCTGCACCTTCTCCTCCACGTTACTTCCAAATTCTCCATTCGTGTCCGCCGCGGCTCTCCATCCTGCGGCGTCTCCGCAGCTTCTCAGC ACACATCCGGAGCGCCAGCGTCTACGAACTCCGCGCAACAACTCCAATCGGGCCGTTGAACTCCAGCAGCACTTGAGCGACAATAACTAA